A DNA window from Ranitomeya imitator isolate aRanImi1 chromosome 2, aRanImi1.pri, whole genome shotgun sequence contains the following coding sequences:
- the LOC138666284 gene encoding basic salivary proline-rich protein 2-like, translating into MACRNLLRDLPYTVNTSQDPSCFRPTPARPAVYRDRPRKTRRVPGPPPQDPSCTGTAPARPVVYRDRPRKTRRVPGPPPQDPSCTGTAPARPVVYRDRPRKTRRVPGPPPQDPSCTGTAPARPVVYRDRPRKTRRVPGPPPQDPSCTGTAPARPVVYRDRPRKTRRVPGPPPQDPSCTGTAPARPVVYRDRPRKTRRVPGPPPQDPSCTGTAPARPVVYRDRPRKTRRVPGPPPQDPSCTGTAPARPVVYRDRPRKTRRVPGPPPQDPSCTGTAPRKTSRVPGPSPQDPSCTGTAPARPVVYRDRPPQDQSCTGTAPRKTSSVPGPPPQDPSCNGTAPRKTHRVPGPPPQDPSCTGTTPTRPVVYRDHPHKTCCISR; encoded by the coding sequence ATGGCCTGCAGGAACCTTCTgcgagacctgccgtatactgtaaacacctcacaagacccgtCGTGTTTCAGGCCCACCCCCGCAAGGCCCGCCGTGTACCGGGACCGCCCCCGCAAGACCCGTCGTGTACCGGGACCGCCCCCGCAAGACCCGTCGTGTACCGGGACCGCCCCCGCAAGACCCGTCGTGTACCGGGACCGCCCCCGCAAGACCCGTCGTGTACCGGGACCGCCCCCGCAAGACCCGTCGTGTACCGGGACCGCCCCCGCAAGACCCGTCGTGTACCGGGACCGCCCCCGCAAGACCCGTCGTGTACCGGGACCGCCCCCGCAAGACCCGTCGTGTACCGGGACCGCCCCCGCAAGACCCGTCGTGTACCGGGACCGCCCCCGCAAGACCCGTCGTGTACCGGGACCGCCCCCGCAAGACCCGTCGTGTACCGGGACCGCCCCCGCAAGACCCGTCGTGTACCGGGACCGCCCCCGCAAGACCCGTCGTGTACCGGGACCGCCCCCGCAAGACCCGTCGTGTACCGGGACCGCCCCCGCAAGACCCGTCGTGTACCGGGACCGCCCCCGCAAGACCCGTCGTGTACCGGGACCGCCCCCGCAAGACCCGTCGTGTACCGGGACCGCCCCCGCAAGACCCGTCGTGTACCGGGACCGCCCCCGCAAGACCCGTCGTGTACCGGGACCGCCCCCGCAAGACCCGTCGTGTACCGGGACCGCCCCCGCAAGACCCGTCGTGTACCGGGACCGCCCCCGCAAGACCCGTCGTGTACCGGGACCGCCCCCGCAAGACCCGTCGTGTACCGGGACCGCCCCCCGCAAGACCAGTCGTGTACCGGGACCGTCCCCGCAAGACCCGTCGTGTACCGGGACCGCCCCCGCAAGACCCGTCGTGTACCGGGACCGCCCCCCGCAAGACCAGTCGTGTACCGGGACCGCCCCCCGCAAGACCAGTAGTGTACCGGGACCGCCCCCGCAAGACCCGTCGTGTAACGGGACCGCCCCCCGCAAGACCCATCGTGTACCGGGACCACCCCCGCAAGACCCGTCGTGTACCGGGACCACCCCCACAAGACCCGTCGTGTATCGGGAtcacccccacaagacctgctgtatatccCGGTAA
- the EXOSC2 gene encoding exosome complex component RRP4 encodes MAAGRERFTSGHVQFGGWRMAVDVRLPAARRRVNEALGAERSWHLVSPGDTITTDTGFMRGHGTYMEEDKLLASVAGVVERVNKLICVRALKTRYNGEVGDIVVGRITEVQQRRWKVDTLSRLDSVLLLSSVNLPGGELRRRSAEDELAMRGYLQEGDLISAEVQAVYSDGALSLHTRSLKYGKLGQGVLVQVSPSLIKRRKTHFHNLPCGASIILGNNGYIWLYPTPEQMEEEAGGFITNLEPIPLSDREVISRLRNCILALSSQKMLLYDTSILYCYEASLPYQIKDLLKMEIIEDIVLETRHRLVEQEG; translated from the exons ATGGCAGCAGGCAGAGAACGCTTTACATCCGGTCACGTGCAATTTGGCGGCTGGAGGATGGCGGTGGACGTGCGGTTACCGGCTGCTCGGAGACGCGTGAATGAGGCCCTGGGCGCGGAGAGGAGCTGGCACCTCGTGTCTCCCGGGGATACCATCACCACGGACACCGGGTTCATGAG GGGCCACGGAACCTACATGGAGGAGGACAAGCTCCTGGCGTCTGTGGCCGGCGTGGTGGAGAGAGTCAACAAGCTGATCTGTGTCCGAGCCCTGAAGACGAG GTACAACGGAGAAGTGGGCGACATAGTGGTGGGAAGAATAACCGAG GTGCAGCAGCGGAGGTGGAAGGTGGACACTCTGTCTCGTCTGGACTCTGTGCTGCTTCTCTCCTCTGTGAATCTTCCTGGCGGAGAGCTG AGGAGGAGGTCTGCGGAGGATGAACTGGCCATGAGGGGCTATCTGCAGGAAGGAGACCTGATTAGT GCGGAGGTGCAGGCAGTGTACTCTGATGGCGCGCTCTCCTTACACACTCGCAGTCTGAAGTATGGCAAG CTCGGACAGGGTGTCCTGGTGCAAGTGTCACCATCGCTGATAAAGAGGCGCAAGACTCACTTCCACAATCTCCCCTGCGGAGCCTCCATCATCCTGGGCAACAATGGTTATATCTGGCTCTACCCCACCCCGGAACAGATGGAGGAGGAAGCAGGGGGCTTCATCACCAATCTGGAG CCGATCCCACTCTCTGACCGGGAGGTGATCTCTCGCCTGAGGAACTGTATCCTGGCTCTGAGCTCGCAGAAGATGCTCCTGTACGACACCAGCATCCTGTACTGCTACGAAGCGTCGCTGCCTTACCAG ATTAAGGATCTCCTGAAGATGGAGATAATAGAAGACATTGTGCTGGAGACCCGTCATCGTCTTGTGGAGCAGGAGGGGTAG